Proteins encoded within one genomic window of Candidatus Poribacteria bacterium:
- a CDS encoding CBS domain-containing protein, with translation MLYQEIVEEEMAIMDEETPDEPSKTLSPHEIHVPLHSLMHPPVTIDTGGSTQEAIDRMLDNKVGAILIVSDGVLKGIFGERDVLLKILNKPVGDLTQVPIEQFMKADPQTAQVADSLDTAILYMAKGGYRHIPIVNEQNQPVGIVSIRHIISYLVEHFPQEVLTLPPKPDNDAMQAREGA, from the coding sequence ATGCTTTACCAAGAAATCGTTGAAGAAGAAATGGCTATCATGGATGAGGAAACCCCCGATGAGCCATCAAAAACCTTGAGTCCTCACGAAATTCATGTTCCGCTTCACTCTTTGATGCATCCCCCCGTTACAATTGACACAGGAGGGAGCACACAAGAAGCTATCGATCGAATGCTCGACAATAAGGTTGGTGCCATCCTCATTGTCTCCGATGGCGTTCTCAAAGGAATTTTCGGTGAGCGGGATGTACTGCTAAAAATTCTGAACAAACCGGTAGGCGATTTGACACAAGTTCCTATTGAACAATTTATGAAAGCCGACCCGCAGACCGCACAGGTAGCAGATTCCCTGGATACAGCGATACTGTATATGGCGAAAGGTGGTTACCGCCATATACCCATCGTGAACGAACAAAACCAGCCGGTTGGCATTGTGTCAATTCGTCACATTATCTCTTATCTTGTTGAACATTTTCCACAAGAGGTGCTGACCCTGCCGCCAAAACCGGATAATGACGCGATGCAAGCCCGTGAAGGAGCGTGA
- a CDS encoding CBS domain-containing protein — MDAQTLSLPISILNLNQPCTVEMGTPISEVIDLMQEGRFGCVLVVNAQERLTGIITERDLLVHISEVRENPDEVQVDDIMTPSPESLRPTDSMAFALNLMHLGHFRHIPLLVGESDEDEGVYPASVVSSKDIANYVAAFLEEGKEG; from the coding sequence ATGGACGCGCAAACCTTATCTTTACCGATTAGCATACTGAACCTCAATCAACCCTGCACTGTGGAGATGGGGACACCTATTTCGGAAGTTATCGACCTGATGCAGGAAGGGCGATTTGGGTGTGTGTTAGTTGTTAATGCACAGGAGCGGCTCACCGGCATTATCACGGAGCGGGATTTACTCGTTCACATCTCCGAGGTGCGGGAGAACCCCGACGAGGTTCAAGTAGATGATATCATGACGCCATCGCCGGAATCGTTGCGCCCCACTGATTCAATGGCATTTGCCTTGAACCTTATGCACCTCGGGCACTTCCGTCATATTCCGTTGCTGGTTGGAGAATCCGATGAAGATGAAGGGGTATATCCCGCTAGTGTGGTATCAAGTAAGGATATCGCGAACTATGTTGCTGCGTTTTTGGAGGAAGGCAAGGAGGGATGA
- a CDS encoding thiamine pyrophosphate-binding protein, giving the protein MIKMTGGQALAKSLYREGVRVVFGLPGAGQYEAIDGIYEEPEIRYFTTRHEQATTHMADGYARVSGNIATALVIPGAGVLNASTGIATAHSVSSPILVVTGRHDQSSSDEMPSIQQITKWAARAANPADVPVVIHEAFRQLKTGRPRPVYIEVPHEVLAAEAEVKLFEPVSYDPPVGDSEHIAQAAHLLTAAKRPAIWAGTGVQRSGASEALQALAEHLQAPVVTGRESKGVISDRHPLSLGMGELRFDPLRKWLAQRDVILAVGTTRSFSGDTDKQRTVRIDIDEAEIERTANNCLSILGDARCCLEAIYRIVSTTVSARPSCGGEVHAINAERFDPKIQLQPQWGFMQAIRAAIPDDGIFIQGMNQIGYYSRSYYPVYEPRSYLISAGNLGVAFPVALGAKLAKPDKAVVVASGDGGFLYNSQELATAVQYGINVVVIVFNDNAYGNVLRAQIEQFDGHILGTQLYNPDFVKLAEAYGVHGIRVHDAGQLESALREALAADAPRVIEVPVGRMDRQY; this is encoded by the coding sequence ATGATCAAGATGACCGGAGGTCAAGCACTGGCAAAATCGCTGTACCGAGAAGGGGTACGGGTAGTGTTCGGATTGCCCGGTGCAGGGCAGTATGAAGCGATTGATGGCATTTACGAGGAACCGGAAATCCGCTACTTCACGACTCGGCACGAACAGGCAACCACCCACATGGCGGACGGATATGCCCGTGTCAGTGGAAACATTGCAACGGCGTTGGTGATTCCGGGGGCGGGTGTGTTGAATGCCTCTACCGGCATCGCAACGGCTCATTCCGTATCTTCACCCATACTGGTGGTGACCGGTAGACATGACCAGAGCAGTAGCGACGAGATGCCTTCGATACAACAGATCACCAAGTGGGCAGCGCGGGCGGCTAACCCCGCTGATGTTCCGGTGGTCATCCATGAAGCGTTCCGCCAGTTGAAAACGGGTCGTCCACGTCCCGTCTATATTGAGGTTCCGCATGAGGTGTTGGCAGCGGAGGCGGAGGTCAAGCTATTTGAGCCGGTGTCATACGACCCGCCTGTTGGCGATTCGGAGCACATCGCCCAAGCGGCACACCTTCTCACAGCGGCAAAACGTCCTGCTATCTGGGCTGGGACCGGTGTGCAGCGTTCAGGAGCTTCAGAAGCACTCCAAGCGCTGGCGGAGCATCTTCAGGCACCGGTGGTGACGGGTCGTGAGAGCAAAGGGGTAATATCAGACCGTCACCCGCTTTCTCTCGGTATGGGGGAACTCCGGTTTGATCCGCTCCGAAAATGGCTCGCACAACGGGATGTTATTCTCGCTGTGGGAACAACAAGGAGTTTCAGTGGAGACACCGATAAGCAACGAACCGTTCGGATTGATATAGATGAGGCGGAGATCGAGCGTACAGCTAACAACTGTCTCAGCATTTTGGGGGACGCACGCTGCTGTTTGGAAGCGATTTATCGTATCGTTTCAACTACAGTGTCTGCGCGTCCAAGCTGTGGGGGAGAGGTACACGCTATCAATGCTGAACGGTTTGATCCAAAGATTCAACTCCAACCGCAATGGGGATTTATGCAGGCAATCCGGGCGGCGATTCCTGACGACGGTATTTTCATTCAAGGCATGAACCAGATTGGATATTACAGCCGTAGCTACTATCCGGTGTATGAGCCGAGAAGTTACCTCATTTCGGCGGGTAATCTCGGTGTTGCGTTTCCAGTGGCACTTGGCGCGAAGCTAGCGAAACCGGATAAGGCGGTGGTAGTTGCCTCCGGTGATGGTGGTTTCCTGTACAATTCTCAGGAGCTGGCGACCGCCGTTCAGTATGGCATCAATGTGGTGGTGATTGTGTTCAACGACAACGCTTATGGAAACGTCCTCCGCGCCCAAATCGAACAGTTCGACGGGCATATATTGGGAACACAACTGTACAATCCGGACTTTGTCAAGTTAGCCGAAGCGTACGGTGTGCATGGTATCAGGGTGCATGACGCCGGGCAGTTGGAATCGGCGTTACGTGAGGCGCTGGCGGCTGATGCGCCACGGGTTATTGAGGTGCCTGTTGGTAGAATGGACCGGCAATATTAA
- a CDS encoding VOC family protein: MSTLLHVGIRASNLDRSIRFWRDGLGLQVAQQRGSRYDLTDGYHNFAVFQHQGEERPAHLGGMLDYLHIGVGVPDVAAAAKRLREMGYEIFSDGLGGKEPLDPDNLEELAFKVEDPDGITVDVNGTDTNWPGTTLHPNVKRKT, translated from the coding sequence ATGAGTACCTTACTTCATGTGGGAATACGCGCTTCCAACCTTGACCGCTCAATCCGTTTCTGGCGGGATGGTCTGGGATTGCAGGTTGCCCAACAGCGCGGAAGCCGCTATGATCTGACGGACGGTTATCACAATTTCGCTGTGTTCCAACACCAAGGCGAGGAACGGCCAGCGCATCTAGGTGGAATGCTCGATTACCTGCATATCGGTGTCGGCGTACCTGATGTTGCAGCAGCGGCGAAACGGCTACGGGAGATGGGATACGAAATTTTCTCTGACGGTTTGGGCGGTAAAGAGCCGCTGGACCCGGACAATCTCGAAGAGCTCGCATTCAAGGTGGAAGATCCGGACGGGATTACCGTCGATGTCAACGGCACTGATACAAATTGGCCCGGTACGACACTACACCCGAACGTGAAACGTAAAACGTGA
- a CDS encoding sugar phosphate isomerase/epimerase, translated as MTDYRFKLGMYLPELRLPFDEALAKAKDIGAEYVWFNSLPDEPPIAEMSDAEIDRMGERVAQHGLEIFVIGASNPFKGLHLTDLDLDTLETHPAFRKEFDNFKRSLQVAVRLGIPAVNIFTFAWPGEYTAGKPTWPMRWRTRGGVIADIDMEKLIKAFSMVAEAAEKYDVDVALSMMPWNYTNTTGNFRRVAEAVGSKRLKVMWGPADNTNCGESDTATTGFDNVRPYLHGLHLKDLRVIDGLNLNFEYCPIGEGDVDYLTVLRNLRDHRCDAVLSVATHFKPPSGSAEEAMRINYANLKALIHKVEAEAV; from the coding sequence ATGACTGACTATCGTTTCAAACTCGGTATGTACCTCCCTGAATTGCGCCTTCCCTTCGATGAGGCCTTGGCAAAGGCAAAGGATATTGGCGCAGAGTATGTTTGGTTTAATAGTCTACCTGATGAACCGCCGATCGCTGAGATGAGCGATGCTGAGATAGATCGCATGGGGGAGCGCGTTGCACAACACGGTCTAGAGATCTTCGTGATAGGTGCGAGCAACCCTTTCAAGGGCCTTCATCTAACCGATTTGGATCTGGACACGTTGGAGACACACCCGGCATTTCGCAAGGAGTTTGATAACTTTAAGCGTTCCCTACAGGTTGCCGTTCGTCTGGGGATACCTGCGGTGAATATTTTCACATTCGCTTGGCCCGGCGAGTACACCGCTGGTAAGCCGACTTGGCCCATGCGCTGGCGGACGCGGGGAGGTGTCATCGCCGATATTGACATGGAAAAGCTGATAAAGGCATTCTCGATGGTCGCCGAGGCAGCAGAAAAATACGACGTTGATGTCGCTCTCAGTATGATGCCTTGGAACTATACCAATACGACCGGCAACTTCCGCCGTGTCGCCGAAGCCGTCGGTTCAAAACGGCTTAAGGTCATGTGGGGTCCCGCAGATAACACAAACTGTGGTGAATCGGATACAGCGACGACTGGTTTTGACAATGTGCGTCCGTACTTGCATGGGCTCCACCTGAAAGATCTACGTGTAATTGATGGACTGAATCTCAATTTCGAGTATTGTCCTATCGGTGAGGGTGACGTTGACTACCTGACGGTGTTGCGCAACCTGCGCGATCATCGCTGCGATGCGGTGCTATCGGTCGCGACGCATTTCAAACCTCCCAGCGGCTCCGCTGAAGAAGCAATGCGCATCAATTACGCGAATCTCAAGGCACTCATCCACAAGGTTGAAGCTGAAGCGGTGTAA
- a CDS encoding sugar phosphate isomerase/epimerase, protein MSSKKLTNFDRLCVHTVTTKPWSIEQIIENYPKAGVKAVSVWRDLLANRDAAKIGEQIRDAGMEIVSLARGGFFTGRTETEIQASLDDNRRAIDEASALGAPLVILVCGAVPGQLIQRSLAQIQTGLETILPYAEEHDVKLAIEPLHPMYADSRSAICTLKTANDFAERFNSPYIGVAVDVFHLWWDPDLENECKRCGEHGNLFAFHICDWKPDMEDMLNDRGLMGEGVIRVREIRSWVEAAGFSGFHEVEIFSNRLWESDQKELLERIKQAYLEYA, encoded by the coding sequence GTGTCTTCTAAAAAATTGACGAATTTCGACCGCCTGTGTGTTCACACGGTAACAACCAAGCCGTGGTCGATTGAACAGATTATCGAAAATTATCCGAAAGCCGGGGTGAAAGCAGTTTCCGTTTGGCGCGATCTTCTGGCAAACCGGGATGCTGCGAAAATTGGCGAGCAGATTCGGGATGCCGGAATGGAGATCGTCTCCCTCGCGCGCGGTGGATTTTTCACAGGTAGAACCGAAACTGAAATCCAAGCCTCTCTTGATGACAATCGACGGGCGATTGATGAAGCTAGTGCATTGGGAGCACCGCTGGTTATCCTCGTGTGTGGTGCGGTGCCCGGACAGCTAATCCAGAGATCGCTTGCTCAAATCCAAACCGGCTTGGAAACCATCCTGCCTTACGCCGAAGAACATGACGTGAAATTGGCAATCGAACCGCTCCACCCCATGTATGCCGATTCGCGTTCTGCTATTTGTACCTTGAAGACCGCCAATGATTTTGCCGAGAGGTTCAACTCTCCCTATATCGGCGTTGCGGTGGATGTCTTTCATCTCTGGTGGGATCCAGATCTGGAAAACGAATGCAAACGTTGTGGCGAGCATGGCAACCTGTTTGCTTTTCACATCTGCGATTGGAAGCCAGACATGGAGGATATGCTCAACGATAGAGGCTTGATGGGCGAGGGTGTTATCCGGGTTCGGGAGATTCGCTCTTGGGTGGAAGCTGCTGGATTTAGCGGATTCCATGAAGTTGAGATTTTCTCCAATCGTTTGTGGGAAAGCGATCAGAAAGAGTTGCTTGAACGCATCAAGCAGGCGTATCTGGAATATGCTTGA
- a CDS encoding PD40 domain-containing protein gives MQITHTEPGDENQPVGNYCPAYSPDGTKIVFNRRGKGSADTLFVMDTDGKNLVQLTSQDNPDYLPNYSPDGQKIVFTGERDGNADIYVIDANGRNRTQLTNDEHRNWYASYSPDGKYIVCSSDRNGIEDIWIMENDGSNKKKLTSNDNKTAHGPAFSPDGKTILFMSDIQSKFGEKMQIWTMDVNGKNLTCLTSRDAYHSGVDYSPDGRHIAYKSNWDGFWNIYVMDADGSNIVQVTHETGEDLNTRGGWKQ, from the coding sequence GTGCAGATTACTCATACCGAACCAGGAGATGAAAACCAGCCGGTCGGCAACTACTGTCCAGCGTATTCTCCTGATGGCACAAAAATCGTTTTCAACCGGCGTGGCAAAGGCTCAGCCGACACCCTCTTTGTGATGGACACCGATGGAAAGAACCTTGTCCAGCTTACGAGTCAAGATAATCCCGATTACCTTCCCAATTACTCGCCCGATGGCCAGAAAATTGTGTTTACCGGCGAACGTGATGGGAATGCAGACATCTACGTCATTGATGCCAATGGCAGAAATCGGACACAGTTGACGAATGACGAACACAGAAACTGGTATGCGAGCTACTCTCCGGACGGCAAGTACATCGTCTGCAGCTCGGATCGCAACGGGATCGAGGACATCTGGATAATGGAGAACGACGGCAGCAATAAGAAAAAGCTGACAAGCAACGATAACAAGACCGCTCACGGTCCCGCCTTCTCACCTGATGGCAAGACGATTCTGTTTATGAGCGACATTCAGAGCAAGTTTGGGGAGAAGATGCAGATCTGGACAATGGACGTCAATGGAAAGAACCTCACGTGCCTCACGTCGAGGGACGCGTATCATTCAGGCGTAGATTACAGTCCAGATGGACGGCACATTGCGTATAAGTCAAACTGGGACGGGTTTTGGAACATCTACGTAATGGATGCAGATGGTAGCAACATTGTGCAGGTTACGCATGAAACGGGTGAGGACTTGAACACTCGTGGGGGCTGGAAACAGTGA